One segment of Panicum virgatum strain AP13 chromosome 1K, P.virgatum_v5, whole genome shotgun sequence DNA contains the following:
- the LOC120703234 gene encoding probable BOI-related E3 ubiquitin-protein ligase 2, translated as MALPLPYINSASPAHHHHPPHTQRLHDPTSSRGVVALLRHRPTPSLPPPLPSSPRPFLVVGRPPLLMAVHAQYAAHAFPHDPRAVTTRSPLDDAMMSASAFLGDPGAGAGGHPLAAAVGGNTAFSGLTTCMINNSNGDAGFPGPSRKRARVGDAAGAGPIADPQGHGYRALLPPVPQAFAPAGDVQSRLICSGAASTSGRPATLAALAPASQGLLSLLYRHAVETGALIRIESERLRAGLQEARRRHVRAVVSAAGCAAARRLRAAEAELGCAVARNAELDERLRQTAAEARAWQDVARGHEAVAAGLRATLDGLARSTPPPRAEGNGDGDAEDAESCCFEQEEEKMGEEDAAEASGPGGARAACRACGAAGACVLLLPCRHLCLCRGCEAGAEACPVCAAAKNASLHVLLP; from the exons ATGGCCCTGCCATTGCCATATATAAACTCGGCTAGCCCtgctcaccaccaccacccaccCCACACCCAACGGTTACATGATCCCACGTCCTCGCGCGGCGTGGTCGCACTGCTACGGCACCGCCCAACGCCATCCttgcctcctcctcttccttcctCGCCCCGTCCTTTCCTGGTGGTAGGCCGGCCTCCCCTCCTCATGGCCGTGCACGCCCAGTACGCCGCCCACGCCTTCCCCCATGACCCCCGCGCTGTCACCACAAG GTCACCGTTGGACGACGCGATGATGAGCGCCTCGGCGTTCCTCGGAgatcccggcgccggcgccggcggccacccgctcgccgccgcggtgggcGGCAACACGGCGTTCAGCGGCCTCACCACCTGCATGATCAACAACAGCAACGGCGACGCCGGTTTCCCCGGGCCGTCGAGGAAGCGCGCCCGGGTGGGcgacgcggccggcgcggggccTATCGCGGACCCGCAAGGCCATGGCTACCGCGCTCTGCTCCCGCCGGTGCCGCAGGCGTTCGCGCCCGCAGGCGACGTGCAGAGCAGGTTGATCTGCTCTGGCGCCGCGTCCACCAGCGGCCGCCCGGCGACCCTCGCCGCCCTCGCGCCGGCGTCGCAgggcctcctctccctcctctaccGCCACGCCGTCGAGACGGGCGCGCTCATCCGTATCGAG AGCGAGAGGCTGCGGGCGGGGCTGCaggaggcgcggcgccggcACGTCCGGGCGGTGGTGTCGGCGGcggggtgcgcggcggcgcggcgcctgcGGGCGGCGGAAGCCGAGCTGGGGTGCGCCGTGGCGCGCAACGCGGAGCTCGACGAGAGGCTCCGGCAGACGGCCGCCGAGGCCCGCGCGTGGCAGGACGTCGCCAGGGGCCACGAGGCCGTCGCGGCGGGCCTCCGCGCCACGCTCGACGGCCTCGCgcggtcgacgccgccgccgcgcgccgagggcaacggcgacggcgacgccgaggACGCGGAGTCGTGCTGCttcgagcaggaggaggagaagatgggggaggaggacgcggcggaggcgtccGGGCCCGGCGGGGCGAGGGCGGCGTGCAgggcgtgcggcgcggcgggcgcgtgcgtgctgctgctgccgtgccGGCACCTGTGCCTCTGCCGCGGGTGCGAGGCCGGCGCCGAGGCGTGCCCCGTGTGCGCGGCCGCCAAGAACGCCTCGCTCCACGTCCTCCTGCCATGA
- the LOC120703243 gene encoding beta-1,2-xylosyltransferase XYXT1-like isoform X2: protein MGSPKAAKSMVKQRICRRRLGALLAATLVAAVLAVVVFSDLFAQDPNASSQFDTLRPVRDASEPTDTGGSPNKEDLATSTSDQELDAGNSEPNQEETTPAESDGGTATSVPDQGEKSTGGSGLVQYTKCTPGTGTTICDLSNQRYDICKLCGDARIIGHSSTVMYVPQSLTSNGEEWSIPAQSRKSLPWIKKVTVKSLNASQLEPSCTSRHAIPAIVFALGGFTGNIWHDVSDVLLPLFLTAHQFDRDVQLLITNNQPWFIKKYSAIFHRITKHKIIDFDTDNQVRCYPHVIVGLRSHRDFGIDPNAAPHNYTMMDFRLFVRESFGLPAPEVDIPYRADKDDPERKPRIMLIDRVKTRRFMNAPDVLQGLDWFGFEVVKADPRIESNLDEFVHLVDSCDAIMGAHGAGLTNMVFLRSGAVLVHIVPYGIEFMADGFYGAPARNMGLRHVQYSISPDESTLLEKYGWNHTVIKDPEAIRNSGWEKVGELYMSTQDIVLNMTRFGPSLLKAIEFIM from the exons ATGGGGTCGCCCAAGGCCGCCAAGAGCATGGTGAAGCAGCgcatctgccgccgccggctcggcGCGCTGCTCGCTGCCACCCTCGTCGCGGCCGTCCTCGctgtcgtcgtcttctccgacCTGTTCGCGCAGGATCCAAACG CCTCCTCGCAGTTCGACACCCTCCGGCCAGTGCGCGATGCGTCGGAACCTACAG ACACCGGAGGATCTCCCAACAAGGAGGACCTTGCAACATCGACATCTGATCAAGAACTCGATGCTGGAAATTCTG AGCCCAATCAAGAAGAAACCACGCCTGCGGAGAGCGACGGAGGGACAGCAACGTCAGTGCCGGACCAAGGAGAAAAAAGCACAGGAGGATCTG GTTTAGTTCAGTACACAAAATGCACACCTGGAACTGGAACAACTATCTGTGATCTTTCCAACCAGCGCTACGATATCTGCAAGCTTTGTGGTGATGCTCGCATCATCGGCCACTCCTCCACTGTAATGTATGTGCCACAGTCCCTCACTTCCAATGGTGAAGAGTGGAGCATTCCGGCACAGTCCCGGAAAAGCCTTCCATGGATCAAGAAGGTGACTGTCAAATCCCTAAATGCTTCTCAACTGGAGCCAAGTTGCACATCCAGGCATGCCATACCGGCCATTGTCTTTGCATTAGGTGGGTTTACAGGGAACATTTGGCATGACGTCAGTGATGTTCTCCTCCCTCTGTTTCTTACTGCCCACCAGTTTGATCGAGATGTCCAATTACTTATCACCAACAATCAGCCCTGGTTCATCAAGAAGTACTCAGCAATCTTTCATCGCATCACAAAGCACAAAATTATTGATTTTGATACAGACAACCAGGTCAGGTGCTATCCACATGTCATTGTTGGACTCAGGAGCCACCGGGACTTTGGTATTGATCCTAACGCTGCGCCACATAATTACACAATGATGGATTTTCGTTTGTTTGTCCGGGAATCCTTTGGATTGCCTGCACCCGAAGTGGATATACCATACAGGGCTGACAAAGATGACCCTGAGAGGAAGCCTCGGATAATGCTCATCGACCGGGTCAAGACTCGGAGGTTCATGAATGCTCCTGATGTTTTGCAAGGGCTCGATTGGTTTGGTTTCGAGGTGGTTAAGGCAGACCCGAGGATTGAGTCCAATCTTGATGAATTTGTGCACTTGGTCGACTCATGTGATGCAATCATGGGTGCTCACGGCGCAGGCTTGACCAACATGGTGTTCCTGCGGTCAGGTGCAGTGTTGGTGCACATTGTACCGTATGGGATTGAGTTCATGGCTGATGGATTCTACGGCGCACCTGCAAGGAACATGGGCCTCAGACACGTGCAGTACAGCATCAGTCCGGACGAGAGCACGCTCCTGGAGAAGTATGGCTGGAACCATACGGTAATCAAAGATCCAGAAGCCATCAGGAACAGCGGATGGGAGAAGGTTGGGGAGTTGTATATGTCCACGCAGGACATTGTGCTCAACATGACAAGGTTTGGGCCTAGCTTGTTGAAGGCGATAGAGTTCATTATGTAG
- the LOC120703243 gene encoding beta-1,2-xylosyltransferase XYXT1-like isoform X1: MGSPKAAKSMVKQRICRRRLGALLAATLVAAVLAVVVFSDLFAQDPNASSQFDTLRPVRDASEPTDADTGGSPNKEDLATSTSDQELDAGNSEPNQEETTPAESDGGTATSVPDQGEKSTGGSGLVQYTKCTPGTGTTICDLSNQRYDICKLCGDARIIGHSSTVMYVPQSLTSNGEEWSIPAQSRKSLPWIKKVTVKSLNASQLEPSCTSRHAIPAIVFALGGFTGNIWHDVSDVLLPLFLTAHQFDRDVQLLITNNQPWFIKKYSAIFHRITKHKIIDFDTDNQVRCYPHVIVGLRSHRDFGIDPNAAPHNYTMMDFRLFVRESFGLPAPEVDIPYRADKDDPERKPRIMLIDRVKTRRFMNAPDVLQGLDWFGFEVVKADPRIESNLDEFVHLVDSCDAIMGAHGAGLTNMVFLRSGAVLVHIVPYGIEFMADGFYGAPARNMGLRHVQYSISPDESTLLEKYGWNHTVIKDPEAIRNSGWEKVGELYMSTQDIVLNMTRFGPSLLKAIEFIM; encoded by the exons ATGGGGTCGCCCAAGGCCGCCAAGAGCATGGTGAAGCAGCgcatctgccgccgccggctcggcGCGCTGCTCGCTGCCACCCTCGTCGCGGCCGTCCTCGctgtcgtcgtcttctccgacCTGTTCGCGCAGGATCCAAACG CCTCCTCGCAGTTCGACACCCTCCGGCCAGTGCGCGATGCGTCGGAACCTACAG ATGCAGACACCGGAGGATCTCCCAACAAGGAGGACCTTGCAACATCGACATCTGATCAAGAACTCGATGCTGGAAATTCTG AGCCCAATCAAGAAGAAACCACGCCTGCGGAGAGCGACGGAGGGACAGCAACGTCAGTGCCGGACCAAGGAGAAAAAAGCACAGGAGGATCTG GTTTAGTTCAGTACACAAAATGCACACCTGGAACTGGAACAACTATCTGTGATCTTTCCAACCAGCGCTACGATATCTGCAAGCTTTGTGGTGATGCTCGCATCATCGGCCACTCCTCCACTGTAATGTATGTGCCACAGTCCCTCACTTCCAATGGTGAAGAGTGGAGCATTCCGGCACAGTCCCGGAAAAGCCTTCCATGGATCAAGAAGGTGACTGTCAAATCCCTAAATGCTTCTCAACTGGAGCCAAGTTGCACATCCAGGCATGCCATACCGGCCATTGTCTTTGCATTAGGTGGGTTTACAGGGAACATTTGGCATGACGTCAGTGATGTTCTCCTCCCTCTGTTTCTTACTGCCCACCAGTTTGATCGAGATGTCCAATTACTTATCACCAACAATCAGCCCTGGTTCATCAAGAAGTACTCAGCAATCTTTCATCGCATCACAAAGCACAAAATTATTGATTTTGATACAGACAACCAGGTCAGGTGCTATCCACATGTCATTGTTGGACTCAGGAGCCACCGGGACTTTGGTATTGATCCTAACGCTGCGCCACATAATTACACAATGATGGATTTTCGTTTGTTTGTCCGGGAATCCTTTGGATTGCCTGCACCCGAAGTGGATATACCATACAGGGCTGACAAAGATGACCCTGAGAGGAAGCCTCGGATAATGCTCATCGACCGGGTCAAGACTCGGAGGTTCATGAATGCTCCTGATGTTTTGCAAGGGCTCGATTGGTTTGGTTTCGAGGTGGTTAAGGCAGACCCGAGGATTGAGTCCAATCTTGATGAATTTGTGCACTTGGTCGACTCATGTGATGCAATCATGGGTGCTCACGGCGCAGGCTTGACCAACATGGTGTTCCTGCGGTCAGGTGCAGTGTTGGTGCACATTGTACCGTATGGGATTGAGTTCATGGCTGATGGATTCTACGGCGCACCTGCAAGGAACATGGGCCTCAGACACGTGCAGTACAGCATCAGTCCGGACGAGAGCACGCTCCTGGAGAAGTATGGCTGGAACCATACGGTAATCAAAGATCCAGAAGCCATCAGGAACAGCGGATGGGAGAAGGTTGGGGAGTTGTATATGTCCACGCAGGACATTGTGCTCAACATGACAAGGTTTGGGCCTAGCTTGTTGAAGGCGATAGAGTTCATTATGTAG